From Candidatus Pedobacter colombiensis, one genomic window encodes:
- a CDS encoding TonB-dependent receptor translates to MSKLYLRGLTGLFLCFIFYGQNAFSQQTNPVAKTSQKTITGVVKDDKGETIPGVTIKVKGTTKGTTTDGDGKYKIGVSASDEVLIFNAISFDTQEIAIGSNKVINVTLKTKLNDLSEVVVIGYGQVNRRDLTGSVGTVNISDLNKAPVKSFDDALAGRIAGVQVTSPDGQPGASPEIIIRGGNSVTQDNSPLYVVDGFPIENYTNNAINPADIESIEVLKDASSTAIYGARGANGVIIITTKKGKTGPPVLTYNGYYGLQTNTSRVKVMDPYNFVKYQLEIDNAKATGLYLTNGQTLDSYLDQPGLDWQQQVFRTAPMSNHNISLRGGTKDTKYTVSGSIFQQKGTIIGSDFKRYQGRMSLDQQITKKLKGGIMANYSSIISNGTQVGGNSQTAFNYLINVWQYRPVNGTGNLDALLEDAQDEDVITASNSNYQWNPILTAYNEIRGKIGNVLTTNAYLEYSILPKLKLKVTGGYNNNFTEADVFNTSNSRLGSPGSSLGSGGPNGSVTYTSLSNYVNENTLTYSNVIHKDHAINVLAGFTMQGNSSKLFGSRATLVPNESLGVDGLGQGTPFNIKTTKSKNTLASFLGRVNYNYKSKYLATASFRADGSSKFVGDNIWGFFPSGSLAWHMSEENFLKNNKIISDVKIRTSYGVTGNNRVDDRAAYALLTQGGADSYSFNSTFLSGAYASSLANPALKWESTAETDIGLDLGFFNQRITLTTDVYNKKTTDLLLNAQLPGTSGYASAYENIGAVQNRGLEFTLGTTNITGKNFNWSSSFNIAFNRNKVLALAQGQQTLLTTVRWYATGLGLTPDFAAQVGQPVAMFYGYKWAGVYQYSDFDENTPGVFTLKANVPNNGNPRANIKPGDIKYVDLTGDNIVDGNDLTVIGNPNPKFTGGFSNNFSYKGFDLNVFFQFVYGNQIQNINKYLMEGSTVFGSNQYATYQDRWTPTNPSNTYFRTGGGGPAVYSSRLLEDGSYLRLKTVNLGYTFDPKILRNIKLSKVRCFVSAQNLLTWTKYSGLDPEVSSYSSALTPGMDYSAYPKAKVITFGLDVSL, encoded by the coding sequence ATGAGCAAACTTTACTTAAGGGGTCTAACAGGCCTTTTCCTCTGTTTTATTTTTTACGGGCAAAATGCTTTTTCTCAGCAGACCAATCCTGTAGCTAAAACAAGCCAAAAAACAATTACCGGTGTGGTAAAGGATGATAAAGGCGAAACAATTCCAGGCGTAACAATTAAGGTCAAAGGAACGACAAAAGGAACAACTACTGATGGGGATGGAAAATATAAAATCGGTGTATCAGCCAGTGATGAGGTATTGATATTTAACGCCATTAGCTTTGACACTCAGGAAATAGCGATTGGTTCCAATAAGGTGATCAATGTAACCTTAAAAACCAAACTAAATGATTTAAGTGAAGTGGTCGTAATTGGGTATGGACAGGTTAACCGACGTGACCTTACGGGTTCTGTTGGAACTGTTAATATAAGCGACTTAAACAAAGCGCCCGTAAAATCATTTGACGATGCTCTGGCAGGTAGGATTGCCGGAGTTCAGGTAACTTCTCCTGATGGACAGCCTGGTGCCTCGCCCGAAATTATAATTCGTGGTGGTAATTCCGTTACTCAGGATAATTCGCCACTTTACGTTGTGGATGGTTTTCCAATAGAAAACTATACCAACAATGCCATCAATCCGGCAGATATTGAATCCATAGAAGTGTTAAAAGATGCATCTTCTACAGCAATATATGGTGCGCGTGGAGCCAATGGGGTAATCATCATTACTACGAAAAAAGGCAAGACCGGACCGCCTGTATTAACCTATAATGGTTATTACGGTTTACAAACAAATACTTCAAGAGTTAAAGTTATGGATCCCTATAACTTTGTAAAGTACCAACTGGAAATTGATAACGCAAAAGCTACTGGTTTATACCTAACGAATGGACAAACATTGGATAGTTATTTAGATCAGCCTGGATTGGATTGGCAGCAACAGGTTTTTCGCACAGCGCCCATGTCCAATCATAATATCTCTTTAAGAGGTGGTACAAAAGATACCAAATACACTGTTTCCGGATCTATATTTCAACAAAAGGGAACTATCATTGGCTCAGATTTTAAAAGGTATCAAGGCCGGATGAGTTTAGATCAGCAGATCACTAAAAAACTGAAAGGTGGGATAATGGCTAATTACAGCAGTATTATATCTAACGGGACTCAGGTTGGTGGTAACTCGCAAACAGCTTTTAATTATTTAATCAATGTTTGGCAGTACAGACCGGTAAATGGTACCGGTAACCTGGATGCTTTGTTGGAAGATGCGCAGGATGAGGATGTCATTACCGCTTCTAATTCTAATTATCAATGGAATCCAATTTTAACAGCTTACAATGAGATACGAGGTAAAATTGGGAATGTATTAACAACCAATGCTTATCTGGAATATAGTATCTTACCTAAGTTAAAGTTGAAAGTTACGGGTGGTTATAATAATAACTTTACTGAGGCTGATGTTTTTAATACTTCAAACTCTCGTTTAGGAAGTCCGGGCAGCAGTTTAGGCTCAGGTGGACCAAATGGTTCAGTCACCTATACTTCGCTTTCAAATTATGTCAATGAGAATACCTTAACTTACAGTAATGTCATCCATAAAGATCATGCTATAAATGTGTTGGCAGGTTTTACAATGCAGGGGAATAGTTCGAAGCTTTTTGGTTCCAGGGCCACATTGGTTCCAAACGAAAGTTTAGGTGTTGATGGTTTGGGACAGGGGACACCGTTCAATATCAAAACAACAAAATCAAAAAATACACTTGCATCTTTCCTTGGCAGGGTCAATTACAATTATAAATCGAAATATTTGGCAACAGCTAGTTTCCGTGCTGATGGTTCTTCAAAATTTGTCGGTGATAACATTTGGGGTTTCTTCCCTTCAGGATCATTGGCATGGCACATGAGTGAGGAAAACTTTCTTAAAAATAATAAGATCATATCTGATGTTAAAATCAGGACCAGCTATGGTGTAACTGGTAATAACCGGGTTGATGACCGGGCTGCATATGCCTTGTTGACTCAGGGAGGTGCTGATTCATATTCCTTTAACAGTACATTTTTAAGTGGTGCTTATGCCTCTTCTTTGGCAAATCCTGCATTGAAATGGGAAAGTACTGCTGAAACTGATATAGGTCTTGATTTGGGATTCTTTAATCAACGCATCACTTTAACAACAGATGTTTACAATAAGAAAACCACGGATTTGTTGTTAAACGCGCAATTACCGGGCACAAGTGGCTATGCTTCTGCATATGAGAATATTGGTGCCGTACAAAACAGAGGTCTTGAATTTACTTTGGGAACGACCAATATTACCGGAAAGAATTTTAACTGGTCAAGTAGTTTTAACATTGCATTTAACCGCAACAAAGTGCTGGCATTGGCTCAGGGGCAACAGACGTTATTAACAACAGTAAGATGGTATGCTACGGGCCTGGGACTAACCCCGGATTTTGCTGCACAAGTTGGACAACCGGTGGCGATGTTTTATGGTTATAAATGGGCTGGGGTGTACCAGTATAGTGATTTTGATGAAAATACACCCGGTGTTTTTACTTTGAAAGCAAATGTGCCGAATAATGGTAACCCACGTGCGAATATCAAACCCGGCGACATTAAATATGTGGACCTGACCGGAGATAATATTGTTGATGGTAATGATCTGACTGTTATTGGTAATCCCAATCCTAAGTTTACCGGCGGATTTTCTAACAACTTTAGTTACAAAGGTTTTGATTTGAATGTTTTCTTTCAGTTTGTTTATGGCAACCAGATTCAAAACATCAACAAATATTTAATGGAAGGTTCAACTGTATTTGGATCAAATCAGTACGCAACTTATCAGGATCGATGGACACCGACCAATCCAAGCAACACGTACTTTAGAACTGGAGGGGGCGGACCGGCTGTGTATTCATCGCGTTTGTTAGAAGATGGTTCTTATCTAAGGTTAAAAACAGTCAATCTGGGCTATACATTTGACCCAAAAATACTTAGGAATATCAAATTATCCAAAGTTCGTTGTTTTGTGTCTGCACAAAATTTACTCACATGGACAAAGTATTCCGGTCTTGATCCGGAGGTGTCATCCTATAGTTCTGCTTTAACACCGGGAATGGACTATTCGGCTTATCCAAAAGCCAAAGTGATCACCTTTGGTTTAGATGTGTCACTGTAG
- a CDS encoding two-component regulator propeller domain-containing protein, with protein sequence MILKKIQKHAFLSLILLVQISQLFAQKTLVFKRLNVDNGLAQNTAMSILQDKKGQIWIGTFDGLSKFNGTEFNTYKNDPGNSGSLSNNQVNKLIEDREGNLWIGTLNGINRYNKATNQFVRYKLEGLSKRYAVFDMVQDKTGMIWVGTSAGLFIYNQHHKKELIYAKTNICSDKVQYLYFDQQEHLWIGTAKTLKIYDLKNRRFLAIPPALKAYRKLPGAVIRSIIQDHSGNYWIATESEGLFFYNAQTQTCINYNKDNGLLSNTVRALIEIDNKVIWVGTKNGLNTIGLTNHQIKAYRHDPDYPTSLSQNSIRCILRDKEGSIWLGTYNGGVNVVYNQSDNFYNLGRKQGHNNGLSSEIVNAIMEDNDGSLWIGTDNGSADLNHVDSTFTIYHTYRNDKKKAELLNTSVKAITSHEDDTKLWIGTGSGLKIFDKKNHAFYDVNLIAKPLVPGFIQNYVLLRGKDGLWVGTNFDGLYYIKNDKVVKHYLPSPNSGNSINSVNITSLLLDGERLWIGTKSSGISCLNIHHQTFETYQFDEARSNGLTSSSILSIYKDAQNRLWIGTDGGGINYMDIAAKKFYAITESTGIYSNTIHKIAEDSRGRLWFSTNKGISCIAFKKFELPFNARQLNIINYTVQDGLQSNQFLTGAGTKTKKQQLIFGGINGATIFDPDHIKTNHVKPAVIFTDFLILNKPVQFGIKDSPLAKPIEETKQITLAYNQAFFSIGFAALNYINPEKNQFAFKLEGFSDDAWHYVVNQRMATYTNLDPGTYLFKIKAANNDGVWNETPRTLKIVVLPPWYKTWYAYIGYALIILTLLYLFNNYSKKTERLKTQLEFESISHLKDQELAQKKLSFFMNISHEIKTPLTLIMAPIERLVKASAGDNRVQHQLMLIQRNSERLVKLINQLLDIRKFDSGNMHLEAAKGNVVHFLKEISLAFSGLSISKNINLVFKTETDELWAWFDKDKLEKVVYNLLSNAIKFTPVHGKVTLSVKQEADEKGDHMVIAVEDNGCGIAPENMDKLFTQFYHDERDQSNVQGTGLGLAFSKELVELHHGSIKIDSRPEQGAERGYTRVEVRMPIGNAYFKSEEVIENFKSSEDITEYLPARQLLPSQFSLRKAEILKNAGKEKISILLVEDNEEVLNFVKEGFEDDFEVYTAVDGLAGWDLAKEKMPDLIISDVMMPKMDGITLCRNLKSDIVTSHIPVILLTARTPLIFKMEGLETGADDYVTKPFNFGILEARVWNLIENRQKLRSRYQKEIMLEPQNIAISEADGLFLTKVLAFIEKHIGDETLSVEQLSEAVAMHRNTFTKKIKALTNQTAVEFVRSIKLKRASQLLSNGELNVNEVAYSVGFSDVNHFRKCFKEQFGYTPKEQV encoded by the coding sequence TTGATACTGAAAAAAATACAGAAGCATGCTTTTTTAAGCCTGATACTGCTTGTGCAGATCAGTCAGTTATTTGCCCAAAAAACGCTTGTATTTAAAAGGTTAAATGTGGATAATGGCCTGGCTCAAAATACCGCCATGAGTATTTTGCAGGATAAAAAAGGTCAAATCTGGATAGGCACATTTGATGGTTTGAGCAAGTTTAATGGAACTGAATTTAATACCTATAAAAATGATCCCGGAAACTCCGGAAGTTTAAGCAATAACCAGGTTAACAAATTGATAGAAGATAGGGAGGGCAACCTGTGGATTGGTACATTAAATGGTATAAACCGTTACAATAAGGCTACAAATCAGTTTGTACGCTATAAGCTCGAAGGATTATCAAAAAGATATGCGGTTTTTGATATGGTGCAGGATAAAACAGGTATGATTTGGGTGGGGACAAGTGCCGGTTTATTTATTTATAACCAGCACCATAAGAAAGAGCTGATCTATGCCAAAACCAATATATGTAGTGATAAAGTTCAATATTTATATTTTGATCAACAAGAGCATTTATGGATAGGTACAGCTAAAACTTTAAAAATTTACGATTTGAAAAACCGTAGATTTTTAGCAATTCCGCCAGCTTTAAAAGCATATCGTAAATTACCTGGCGCTGTTATTAGAAGCATCATTCAGGATCATTCTGGTAATTACTGGATCGCTACCGAATCGGAAGGTTTGTTCTTTTACAATGCCCAAACTCAAACTTGTATAAACTATAACAAGGATAATGGACTGCTGAGTAATACGGTAAGAGCATTGATAGAAATTGATAACAAGGTAATTTGGGTTGGAACTAAAAATGGATTGAATACAATTGGTCTAACCAATCATCAGATCAAGGCGTATAGGCATGATCCTGACTATCCAACTTCACTTAGCCAAAATTCTATACGCTGCATATTGAGAGATAAAGAAGGCAGCATATGGTTGGGTACTTATAATGGAGGGGTTAATGTGGTTTATAATCAGTCGGATAACTTTTACAATTTAGGCCGTAAACAAGGTCATAACAATGGATTGTCGTCCGAAATTGTAAATGCCATTATGGAGGATAATGACGGCTCATTATGGATAGGTACAGATAATGGATCTGCAGATTTGAATCATGTGGATAGCACATTTACAATTTATCATACCTATAGGAATGATAAAAAGAAGGCTGAGTTGTTAAACACCAGTGTTAAAGCCATTACAAGTCATGAGGATGATACAAAACTTTGGATAGGTACAGGAAGTGGCTTGAAAATATTTGATAAAAAAAATCACGCTTTTTATGATGTCAACCTCATCGCTAAACCATTGGTGCCCGGATTTATCCAAAATTATGTTTTATTGAGAGGTAAGGATGGATTGTGGGTGGGGACAAATTTCGATGGTTTGTATTATATCAAAAATGATAAAGTTGTTAAGCATTATCTGCCTTCTCCAAACTCCGGTAATTCAATTAATTCGGTCAACATAACTTCACTCTTATTGGATGGGGAGCGCTTGTGGATAGGTACCAAGTCTTCGGGAATCAGCTGTTTAAATATACATCATCAAACTTTTGAAACTTATCAGTTTGACGAGGCCCGAAGCAATGGCCTCACCAGCAGTTCTATTTTGAGTATTTATAAAGATGCTCAAAATAGGTTGTGGATAGGTACGGATGGTGGAGGAATCAATTATATGGACATTGCTGCGAAAAAATTCTATGCAATTACTGAATCCACAGGTATTTATAGCAATACCATTCATAAAATAGCTGAAGATAGTAGGGGGCGACTTTGGTTCAGTACAAATAAGGGAATATCTTGTATTGCATTTAAAAAATTTGAGCTGCCATTTAATGCCCGTCAATTAAACATTATTAATTATACTGTTCAGGATGGTTTACAAAGTAATCAGTTTTTGACCGGTGCGGGAACTAAAACTAAAAAGCAACAATTGATCTTTGGTGGTATTAATGGAGCAACCATTTTTGATCCTGATCACATCAAAACCAATCATGTAAAACCAGCTGTTATATTCACCGATTTTTTAATTTTAAATAAACCCGTTCAATTTGGTATTAAGGATTCACCTTTGGCGAAGCCGATTGAGGAGACGAAACAGATTACTTTAGCCTATAACCAGGCATTTTTTAGTATTGGATTTGCCGCTCTCAATTATATCAATCCGGAAAAAAATCAATTTGCGTTTAAGCTGGAGGGGTTTTCTGATGATGCCTGGCATTATGTGGTTAACCAGAGAATGGCCACCTATACCAATCTTGATCCGGGCACCTACCTGTTTAAAATAAAAGCTGCGAATAATGACGGAGTATGGAATGAAACACCGCGTACTTTAAAAATAGTGGTGTTGCCACCATGGTATAAAACCTGGTATGCCTATATAGGGTATGCCCTGATAATCCTTACTTTATTATACTTGTTTAACAATTATTCGAAAAAAACTGAACGCCTAAAAACACAGCTGGAGTTCGAATCTATTAGTCATTTAAAGGACCAGGAGCTGGCTCAAAAAAAGCTTAGCTTTTTTATGAACATATCTCATGAAATTAAAACACCTTTGACCCTCATCATGGCTCCGATAGAGCGGCTTGTTAAAGCTAGTGCCGGTGATAATAGAGTTCAGCATCAGCTGATGCTGATACAGCGCAATAGTGAACGACTCGTAAAACTGATCAACCAGCTGCTCGATATCCGGAAGTTTGACTCTGGTAACATGCATTTGGAGGCTGCAAAAGGGAATGTTGTTCATTTCCTTAAAGAGATTTCACTGGCATTTAGCGGGCTTTCCATTTCAAAGAATATTAACCTGGTTTTTAAAACCGAGACAGATGAATTGTGGGCCTGGTTTGATAAAGACAAACTGGAAAAAGTAGTTTATAATTTGCTATCCAACGCTATAAAATTTACGCCTGTTCATGGTAAAGTTACACTGTCTGTGAAACAGGAAGCTGACGAAAAGGGTGATCACATGGTTATTGCTGTTGAAGACAATGGATGTGGGATTGCTCCGGAAAACATGGATAAACTCTTTACTCAGTTTTATCATGATGAGCGGGACCAATCTAATGTACAGGGGACTGGTTTGGGATTGGCATTCTCTAAAGAATTGGTCGAATTGCACCATGGAAGTATAAAGATTGATAGCAGGCCGGAGCAGGGAGCTGAACGTGGGTACACCCGTGTTGAGGTAAGGATGCCTATAGGCAACGCATATTTTAAGTCGGAAGAAGTTATTGAAAATTTTAAGAGTAGCGAGGATATAACTGAATATTTACCGGCAAGACAATTGTTACCATCTCAATTTTCTTTGCGTAAAGCAGAGATATTAAAAAACGCAGGAAAGGAAAAGATCTCTATTTTGCTTGTGGAAGATAATGAAGAAGTCCTAAACTTTGTTAAAGAAGGATTTGAAGACGATTTTGAAGTTTATACTGCCGTTGATGGATTAGCGGGCTGGGATTTAGCTAAGGAGAAGATGCCCGATCTGATTATCAGTGATGTGATGATGCCAAAGATGGATGGGATAACACTTTGCAGGAATTTAAAATCGGATATTGTCACAAGCCACATTCCTGTAATACTTTTAACAGCCCGTACACCTTTGATCTTTAAGATGGAAGGACTGGAAACCGGGGCCGACGATTATGTAACAAAGCCCTTTAATTTTGGTATTCTGGAAGCCAGGGTTTGGAATTTAATTGAAAACCGGCAGAAATTAAGATCGAGGTATCAGAAAGAGATCATGCTTGAGCCTCAAAATATTGCAATCAGTGAGGCCGACGGACTGTTTTTAACTAAAGTTTTGGCATTCATTGAAAAACACATTGGAGATGAAACTTTGAGCGTTGAACAGCTTAGTGAGGCAGTGGCTATGCACAGGAATACTTTTACAAAGAAAATAAAAGCCTTAACCAATCAGACCGCTGTGGAGTTTGTCAGGAGCATTAAACTAAAGCGCGCTTCACAATTGTTGTCTAACGGAGAGTTGAATGTTAATGAAGTCGCCTATAGTGTTGGGTTTTCAGATGTAAATCATTTCAGGAAGTGCTTTAAAGAGCAATTTGGTTATACCCCAAAAGAGCAGGTTTAA
- a CDS encoding D-2-hydroxyacid dehydrogenase family protein: MNTSLQIAILDDYQNVAFSFGDWSTILKKAQVVTFNDHITDQDAIIQRLMPFHVICVMRERTPLTRAILSGLPNLKLIISTGQRNASIDTQAAEESGISISMTGYHGSGAPELTWALLLAISRHIVAESASLREGNWQKGIGVDLKGKTIGIIGLGNIGSVIARYAKAFEMEVVAWSENLTLEKAHEHGVKLVGKEELFKTADFVTVHLILSARSRNIITSKELSLMKPSAYFINTSRGPLVNEADLINTLQNKKIAGAALDVYDIEPLPTNHPFRNLPNLLATPHIGYVTKDTYQIFFEDTIQRIEEFLATRNAE; encoded by the coding sequence ATGAATACATCCCTTCAAATTGCAATATTAGATGATTATCAAAATGTAGCCTTCTCATTTGGCGATTGGTCTACCATACTCAAAAAAGCTCAGGTGGTTACTTTTAACGACCACATTACAGATCAGGATGCAATTATACAACGGTTAATGCCATTTCATGTGATCTGTGTAATGCGTGAACGCACCCCATTAACCAGAGCAATTCTCTCTGGTTTACCTAACCTTAAACTAATTATCTCTACCGGACAACGCAATGCTTCTATAGATACACAGGCTGCCGAAGAATCAGGCATTTCCATTTCAATGACCGGTTATCATGGAAGCGGAGCACCAGAGTTGACCTGGGCTTTGCTGCTTGCCATATCAAGGCACATTGTTGCTGAATCTGCTTCTTTAAGGGAAGGGAATTGGCAAAAAGGAATTGGTGTTGATCTGAAAGGCAAAACTATCGGAATTATAGGTTTAGGTAATATTGGCAGCGTAATCGCCAGATATGCTAAAGCCTTTGAAATGGAGGTGGTTGCCTGGAGTGAAAATCTGACCTTAGAAAAGGCGCATGAACATGGAGTAAAACTAGTTGGTAAAGAAGAACTGTTTAAAACAGCTGATTTTGTAACCGTACATTTAATATTAAGTGCGAGGTCCAGAAATATCATTACCTCAAAAGAGCTTTCTTTAATGAAACCATCAGCCTATTTTATCAATACTTCGCGAGGGCCGCTGGTAAATGAAGCCGATCTGATCAACACGCTGCAGAACAAAAAAATTGCCGGGGCAGCATTAGACGTCTATGATATAGAACCTTTACCAACCAATCATCCTTTCCGGAACTTACCCAATTTACTAGCCACACCCCATATTGGCTATGTAACAAAAGACACTTATCAGATATTTTTCGAGGACACCATTCAAAGAATTGAAGAATTTTTAGCTACAAGAAATGCTGAATAA
- a CDS encoding response regulator — protein MIHLFQPIEDFVIKLAKPETDPINQARVKMLLYILILYLPFTGILIVAYSIGGQTPHLIRVSTVFIASLVLISAIYYTRAWRLASHISLCLLTLAVWTNLSIYVQGINVETLQFIWFACALSFYMHGLKWGWFYSAINVLPVIIYTGIDSKNYFYLGSGPHEVNQATYLFVTAYNFLLIIYLHYYFFKAFNRNFINLTKTKNELNELNEKLSITLSDLKKVSNARMEFLSTMSHELRTPLNGVIGISNALLLQDPREDQEENLSVLKFSAENLLLLVNNILDFNKFDSDKVEMEHIAFDLITLLKNNHSSLKLKAQEKMLDLKLTIAEELEGKIIVGDPTRLTQVLLNLLNNAIKFTETGYVALSTHTIDTTEDQITIRFTIEDTGIGVEPDKQQHIFEPFIQASTSTSRHYGGTGLGLPIVKKVLKMFNSDIKVVSTVNTGAKFFFDITFPYFIADATIIHKPVDTKNELAHLKVLVAEDNPVNILVIKKTLEQWNIVPTIAENGLFALQKLEEGDFDVILMDLYMPEMDGYEVAETIRSLSNKRKAGIHIIALTASVNHNVADRVKKSGMNDYLSKPFDPHHLFQKLKRMGIEAPSYN, from the coding sequence ATGATTCATCTATTTCAACCTATTGAAGATTTTGTCATCAAATTAGCAAAACCCGAAACTGATCCTATAAATCAGGCTCGGGTTAAAATGCTGCTTTATATCCTGATTTTATATTTACCATTTACAGGTATATTAATTGTTGCCTATTCTATAGGCGGCCAGACCCCACATCTGATAAGAGTGAGTACGGTTTTTATAGCCAGCTTAGTACTCATATCCGCCATTTATTATACCCGTGCCTGGAGATTAGCTTCACATATATCACTTTGTTTACTCACATTGGCCGTTTGGACTAATTTATCCATATATGTACAAGGAATTAACGTAGAGACCCTGCAATTTATCTGGTTTGCCTGCGCACTTAGCTTTTATATGCATGGTTTAAAGTGGGGATGGTTCTATTCGGCAATTAATGTCTTACCAGTAATCATATATACGGGGATAGACAGTAAAAACTATTTCTATTTAGGCTCAGGTCCACATGAAGTTAACCAGGCTACTTATCTTTTTGTTACGGCCTATAATTTTCTATTGATCATCTACCTCCATTATTACTTCTTTAAAGCATTTAACCGCAACTTCATCAATCTAACGAAAACAAAAAACGAGCTAAATGAGCTGAATGAAAAGCTTAGTATAACATTGTCTGACCTTAAAAAAGTATCCAATGCGCGAATGGAGTTTCTTTCAACAATGTCGCATGAATTACGTACTCCCTTAAATGGCGTGATTGGTATATCCAATGCACTCTTACTCCAGGACCCGCGTGAAGATCAGGAAGAAAACCTTTCTGTGCTTAAATTCTCCGCCGAAAACCTATTGTTACTTGTGAATAACATTCTTGATTTCAATAAATTTGACTCCGATAAGGTTGAAATGGAACACATCGCGTTCGATCTCATCACCTTGCTAAAGAATAACCACTCCAGCCTTAAATTAAAGGCTCAGGAAAAAATGCTGGATTTAAAACTTACGATTGCCGAGGAGCTGGAAGGTAAAATTATAGTAGGTGACCCTACCCGTTTAACTCAGGTATTGCTTAATCTATTAAACAATGCTATTAAATTTACAGAAACCGGATATGTAGCCTTGTCTACCCATACCATTGATACAACTGAAGATCAGATCACCATTCGGTTTACAATCGAAGATACGGGTATAGGTGTAGAGCCCGATAAACAGCAACATATCTTTGAACCATTTATCCAGGCATCAACAAGTACAAGTCGCCATTATGGAGGTACCGGTCTTGGACTTCCTATTGTTAAGAAAGTTCTAAAGATGTTTAATAGTGATATTAAGGTGGTAAGCACAGTGAATACAGGAGCGAAATTCTTTTTCGATATCACCTTTCCGTATTTCATTGCTGATGCAACGATCATTCATAAACCTGTAGATACAAAGAACGAATTGGCACATCTGAAAGTTTTGGTCGCAGAGGATAATCCAGTAAATATTCTTGTCATTAAAAAGACACTGGAACAGTGGAATATTGTCCCTACAATTGCTGAAAATGGCCTGTTTGCCCTGCAAAAGTTAGAAGAGGGAGATTTTGATGTAATCCTGATGGATCTTTATATGCCTGAGATGGATGGTTATGAGGTAGCTGAGACAATTCGCAGTCTAAGTAACAAAAGAAAAGCCGGGATACATATTATTGCCCTTACAGCAAGTGTAAATCATAATGTAGCAGATAGGGTAAAAAAATCCGGGATGAACGACTATCTTTCAAAACCATTCGATCCACATCATCTGTTCCAAAAACTAAAACGGATGGGAATAGAAGCTCCTTCCTATAACTGA
- a CDS encoding DUF4870 domain-containing protein — METSNPLTPAPVTSDSGKTAAILSYFGIILWLIAYFALHKDKKTDFGSYHLRQTLLFAIISTVIYFALSFFLGMLIAMTGMFGIIYLAYIVYVGLFIIWIVGFIGVLNGEKKPMPLIGERAQTMFPEI, encoded by the coding sequence ATGGAAACAAGCAATCCTTTAACGCCAGCGCCTGTAACCTCAGACAGTGGGAAAACAGCTGCTATACTGAGCTATTTCGGTATAATTTTATGGTTAATCGCCTATTTTGCACTTCACAAGGATAAGAAAACAGATTTTGGTAGTTATCATCTAAGACAAACTTTACTATTCGCCATCATTTCAACAGTTATCTATTTTGCGCTCAGCTTTTTTCTGGGAATGTTAATCGCCATGACAGGCATGTTTGGTATTATTTACCTTGCATACATTGTATATGTAGGTCTATTTATTATCTGGATCGTTGGATTTATTGGCGTTTTAAATGGAGAGAAAAAACCAATGCCTTTAATTGGTGAAAGAGCGCAAACCATGTTCCCGGAGATTTAA
- a CDS encoding azurin, producing the protein MKKIFSITALVAVFTFTLSSCGGGGNENKTETPSTPVEEMAPPAEEAISNTLTLTAHDEMKYDQTELKALAGKPITLTFTHIGTMDKNAMGHNFILLKQGTNIDDFAKKALTAKDNDYIPKSESDKIIAHTKLLGGGQSDTIEFTVPEKGTYDYICSFPGHVATMRGKLIVE; encoded by the coding sequence ATGAAAAAGATCTTTAGTATTACAGCATTAGTGGCCGTTTTTACATTTACCCTGAGTTCATGTGGTGGCGGTGGTAATGAAAACAAAACAGAAACACCAAGCACTCCTGTTGAGGAGATGGCTCCACCGGCAGAGGAAGCAATCAGCAATACTTTAACCTTGACAGCTCATGATGAGATGAAGTATGATCAAACAGAGTTAAAAGCGCTTGCAGGAAAACCAATTACATTAACATTTACGCATATTGGTACAATGGATAAAAACGCAATGGGTCATAATTTTATCCTCTTAAAACAAGGTACAAACATCGACGATTTTGCTAAAAAAGCTTTAACAGCAAAGGACAACGATTACATTCCTAAATCTGAAAGCGATAAAATTATTGCGCATACCAAACTACTTGGAGGCGGGCAATCAGACACAATTGAGTTTACTGTCCCTGAAAAAGGTACATATGATTATATCTGTTCTTTTCCTGGACACGTTGCTACAATGAGAGGTAAACTGATTGTAGAATAG